In Parabacteroides timonensis, the genomic stretch TCTGCCCGACATCGACAATCCTGAAGCATTCTGCGTCACGCTGGTCAAAAACCTCTGTCTCGACTTCCTCCGTTCCCCCCGTGCCAATCGCCGGGAAGAAAAGATAGAAGAAGTTTTCACGCTGGCGACCGACTCTTCTCCGGAAAAAGAGCTGGAAACGAAGGATAAGGAACGGCAAATCCGGCAACTGATCAGCCGTCTGCCCGAAAACCAGCGGCAAGTCATCCGGTTACGGGGAATAGACGATTGCTCGATGGACGAGATAGAACAGATCACCGGCCTCAATGCCGTAAACATACGCGTGTTACTCTCCCGGGCACGCAAAGTAATCCGGGAACAATTTGATAAAATATACGAATATGAACGATAAACAGATAGATGAATTAATCAATAAAGTCCTCCGGGAGGATCAGACGTTGCCGGAAGGGCTTTCCGAACGGCTGGAGCAACAGATAGACACCTGGGCTGCCGCTGAAAAGAAAGAGACGCTCCGTTCATCTTTCCGCCGCCGTTCACTCTACTGGATTAGCGGAACTGCCGCAGCAATCTTACTGCTTTGTGTCGGTATTGCCGGACTGAAAGACCTGGAGACAGGTAAACAGCAGTTGGCAGATACTTACACCAATCCGCAGGAAGCCGCCATAGCCGCTGGAAAAGCACTGGCTTTCATGTCTTCTAACCTCAACAAGGGAATCGATCAGATGAACGATGCCCAACAGGAAATAAATAATGTAAACCGTATTTTGAATAAACATTTAAATGACTGACAAGATGAAAACTAAAAATATACTACTCATCCTCTTCCTGTGCTGCACGAGCATTTGCTTTGCACAGAGCAAACTGTTCGACAAAT encodes the following:
- a CDS encoding RNA polymerase sigma factor; the encoded protein is MDAENFKRKFLPFHPKLFRIAYALVENKADAEDILQDAYFKLWNKRDDLPDIDNPEAFCVTLVKNLCLDFLRSPRANRREEKIEEVFTLATDSSPEKELETKDKERQIRQLISRLPENQRQVIRLRGIDDCSMDEIEQITGLNAVNIRVLLSRARKVIREQFDKIYEYER